The Chryseobacterium indicum genome includes a window with the following:
- the der gene encoding ribosome biogenesis GTPase Der codes for MSNIVAIVGRPNVGKSTLFNRLLERREAIVDSTAGVTRDRHYGKSDWNGVDFTVIDTGGYDVNNDDVFQGEISKQVQLAIDEATSIIFMLNVEEGLTDTDFEIHEMLRRSNKPVYIVINKVDSSKEELAATEFYQLGIEKYYTLSSATGSGTGDLLDDVVKDFPTTEYKDPFEGLPKITIAGRPNVGKSTMTNALLDADRNIVTDVAGTTRDSIQTLYNKFGHEFVLVDTAGMRRKSKVSEDLEFYSVMRSIRSIEYSDVVIIMVDATQGWESQDMNIFGLAQKNRKGIVILVNKWDLIEGKETNTMRDFEKQIKDKIGQFQDIPILFVSALTKQRILKAVDMAMQVYEDRKKKIKTSKLNEVMLPIFEQTPPPANKGKYIKIKYCVQLPTPSPQFVFFCNLPQYVKEPYKRFTENQLRKEFGFTGVPIEVYFRQK; via the coding sequence ATGTCGAATATTGTCGCAATCGTTGGGCGTCCCAACGTAGGAAAATCCACGCTTTTTAATCGTTTACTGGAAAGAAGAGAGGCTATCGTAGACTCTACAGCCGGTGTTACCAGAGACCGTCACTACGGAAAATCCGACTGGAACGGAGTAGATTTCACGGTGATTGATACCGGAGGATATGATGTAAACAATGATGATGTCTTTCAGGGAGAAATTTCAAAGCAGGTTCAGCTGGCGATTGATGAGGCAACTTCTATCATTTTCATGTTAAATGTGGAAGAAGGTCTTACAGATACGGATTTCGAGATCCACGAGATGTTAAGAAGATCAAACAAGCCAGTTTATATCGTAATCAATAAAGTAGATTCTTCCAAAGAAGAACTCGCTGCTACAGAATTTTATCAGTTGGGAATTGAAAAATATTACACCTTATCTTCTGCAACAGGTTCAGGAACAGGAGATTTACTGGATGATGTGGTGAAAGATTTCCCGACAACCGAATACAAAGATCCTTTTGAAGGTTTACCGAAAATTACCATTGCAGGTCGTCCGAACGTAGGAAAATCTACGATGACGAACGCTTTGCTTGATGCCGACAGAAATATCGTAACAGATGTTGCCGGAACAACAAGAGACAGTATTCAGACGCTTTACAATAAATTCGGACACGAGTTTGTATTGGTAGATACAGCCGGAATGAGAAGAAAATCTAAAGTAAGCGAAGATTTGGAATTCTATTCCGTAATGCGCTCTATCCGTTCCATAGAGTATTCTGATGTGGTAATTATCATGGTGGATGCGACTCAGGGATGGGAATCTCAGGATATGAACATTTTTGGTCTGGCTCAGAAAAACAGAAAAGGAATCGTGATTTTGGTTAATAAATGGGATTTGATTGAAGGTAAGGAGACGAATACCATGCGTGATTTCGAAAAACAGATCAAAGACAAGATCGGGCAGTTTCAGGATATTCCTATTTTATTCGTTTCTGCATTAACGAAACAGAGAATCCTGAAAGCGGTAGATATGGCAATGCAGGTGTATGAAGACCGTAAGAAAAAGATCAAAACTTCTAAACTTAATGAAGTAATGCTTCCTATTTTTGAACAGACACCTCCTCCTGCAAACAAAGGAAAATATATTAAAATTAAATATTGCGTACAGCTTCCGACGCCGTCGCCACAATTTGTATTCTTCTGTAACTTACCGCAGTACGTAAAAGAGCCATATAAAAGATTTACTGAAAACCAGTTGAGAAAAGAATTCGGGTTTACCGGAGTTCCTATCGAAGTGTATTTCAGACAAAAATAA
- the upp gene encoding uracil phosphoribosyltransferase — translation MNTIVLSEQFSLVNSWINELRNVEIQHDRMRFRRNMERIGEIAAFEISKTLEQKEIEIQTPLDTIKVKEIAVQPVITTILRAGVPLFEGILNYLDKADCGFVAAYRKHDANDYFSIKQDYLTCPNIEGRPLIVADPMLATGASLIEAIKDLLTHGKPTELHIVAAIASRQGVETIEKAYPDAKIWVGAIDENLTSKGYITPGLGDAGDLSYGEKLQR, via the coding sequence ATGAACACAATCGTTTTATCAGAACAATTTTCTTTAGTTAATTCATGGATCAATGAGCTTCGAAATGTTGAAATCCAGCACGACCGTATGAGATTCCGCAGAAATATGGAAAGAATCGGCGAAATTGCTGCTTTCGAGATCAGCAAAACACTGGAGCAGAAAGAAATTGAAATTCAGACACCTCTGGATACGATTAAAGTAAAGGAAATTGCTGTTCAGCCTGTTATTACGACCATTTTGAGAGCCGGAGTTCCTTTGTTTGAAGGAATTTTGAATTATCTTGATAAAGCAGACTGCGGATTTGTTGCCGCCTACAGAAAACACGACGCCAACGATTATTTCTCTATCAAACAGGATTATTTAACGTGTCCGAATATCGAAGGCAGACCTTTAATTGTTGCCGATCCGATGTTGGCAACCGGAGCTTCTCTCATCGAGGCAATCAAAGATTTATTAACGCACGGAAAACCTACAGAACTGCATATTGTTGCAGCAATTGCCTCAAGACAGGGAGTTGAAACCATAGAAAAAGCGTATCCCGATGCTAAAATCTGGGTTGGAGCTATTGATGAAAATTTAACATCAAAAGGATACATCACTCCCGGATTGGGTGATGCCGGAGACTTAAGCTACGGCGAAAAACTACAGCGATAA
- a CDS encoding RNA polymerase sigma factor, with protein sequence MNFEFIFRQHQKMVYNLALQYTQNTEDAEEITQDVFVKISQKMDGFKNESSLKTWIYRIAINTSLDFLKHKNSKKRFFFGLFRDSDAENRQNELVDFNHPGVVLEQKEEVMKIFSFINMLPNDQKTVVILMKIEGNSQQETAEIMNLSQKAVESLFQRAKKNLIQKLNQQKEYEK encoded by the coding sequence ATGAATTTCGAGTTTATTTTCCGTCAGCATCAGAAGATGGTGTATAATCTTGCTTTGCAGTATACCCAGAATACCGAAGATGCGGAAGAAATAACTCAGGATGTTTTTGTAAAAATATCACAAAAAATGGATGGCTTTAAAAACGAGTCATCCTTAAAAACATGGATTTACCGCATTGCGATTAACACCTCTTTAGATTTTCTTAAACATAAAAATTCCAAGAAAAGATTCTTTTTCGGTCTTTTCAGGGATTCGGATGCTGAAAACAGACAGAATGAACTGGTAGATTTCAATCATCCCGGTGTGGTTCTTGAGCAGAAGGAAGAAGTGATGAAAATTTTCAGCTTTATCAATATGCTTCCGAATGATCAGAAAACAGTGGTTATTTTAATGAAAATTGAAGGCAATTCTCAGCAGGAAACCGCTGAAATTATGAACCTCAGTCAGAAAGCAGTAGAGTCTCTTTTTCAGCGCGCCAAAAAAAATCTTATCCAAAAACTAAATCAACAGAAGGAATATGAAAAATAA
- a CDS encoding Spy/CpxP family protein refolding chaperone yields MTKNRFYIFIIIGLLISNLLLVVFMLTRKPPHHSGPRNLIIERLHFDEKQIQQYDGLIQQHRMQIREKEHEMMDAKTQYYSLLKNKDQINGDSLVQQIGKISMETEKINFKHFQDIRKICRPDQLQDFDHLIDEFESLFAPGPKPPHER; encoded by the coding sequence ATGACTAAAAACAGATTTTACATTTTTATCATCATCGGTCTGCTGATTTCCAATCTTTTATTGGTTGTCTTCATGCTCACGCGAAAACCTCCGCATCATTCAGGGCCGAGAAATCTCATTATTGAACGGCTGCATTTTGATGAAAAACAGATACAGCAATATGACGGGCTTATTCAGCAGCACAGAATGCAGATCCGGGAAAAAGAACACGAAATGATGGATGCGAAAACACAATATTATTCATTATTAAAAAATAAAGATCAGATAAACGGAGATTCTTTGGTGCAGCAGATCGGGAAGATAAGCATGGAAACCGAGAAAATTAATTTTAAACATTTTCAGGACATCAGAAAAATCTGCCGTCCCGATCAGTTGCAGGATTTTGATCATCTTATTGATGAATTTGAATCTCTTTTTGCTCCGGGACCGAAACCTCCACACGAGCGATGA
- a CDS encoding MbnP family protein, whose product MKKNYFVFIFLASVNFLFSQNTFTGIQFSPVWASEKLEIEKKYTLKDDVVSISKLKFYVSDINLKKSGKTVYKAPEKSYLIDSENRLKIDFDKNITDDFDEIQFSIGIDSLTNVSGAMGGDLDPVNGMYWSWQSGYINFKVEGNSEKSGAVHKDFQFHVGGYLKPFETLQTVILPLKRNQNVIFVDVSRFLSEIDLKKTHSVMSPGEKATALARVFQKIFYTESK is encoded by the coding sequence ATGAAAAAAAATTATTTCGTTTTTATTTTCCTGGCTTCGGTGAATTTTCTCTTTTCGCAGAACACCTTTACCGGAATACAGTTCAGTCCGGTTTGGGCTTCTGAAAAGCTGGAAATAGAAAAAAAATATACATTAAAAGATGATGTTGTTTCCATATCTAAATTAAAATTTTACGTTTCGGATATCAATCTTAAAAAATCAGGAAAAACAGTTTACAAAGCACCGGAAAAATCTTATTTAATTGATTCTGAAAACAGATTGAAAATAGATTTTGATAAAAATATCACAGATGATTTTGATGAAATTCAATTCAGTATCGGAATAGATAGTCTTACCAATGTTTCCGGAGCAATGGGAGGCGATCTTGATCCCGTGAACGGAATGTACTGGTCTTGGCAAAGCGGATACATCAATTTTAAAGTAGAGGGAAATTCAGAAAAATCCGGCGCTGTTCATAAAGATTTTCAGTTTCATGTCGGAGGATATTTAAAACCTTTTGAAACATTGCAGACAGTTATTTTACCCTTGAAAAGAAACCAAAATGTAATTTTTGTAGATGTTTCACGGTTTTTATCGGAAATTGATCTTAAAAAAACACATTCCGTCATGTCACCCGGAGAAAAAGCAACGGCTCTTGCCCGTGTATTTCAGAAAATATTTTACACAGAATCTAAATAA
- a CDS encoding cytochrome-c peroxidase has protein sequence MKDKGESHPVIKGMLKYIPVFLFLVPLLAFTFKDLYPLYIPEYFPKPVYDFKKEPLTREKVELGRVLFYDPILSKDGTISCASCHTSYNAFAHTDHALSHGIGDSTGKRNAPALFNLAWQKDLMWDGAVNHIEVQALAPISDKKEMGESIENVVKKLQAKKLYRTLFYKAFSDSTITGQHLLKAIAQFQLTLISAGSKYDQVKKRKDSFTEQEQKGYEIFKRNCNSCHQEPLFSSYQFAGNGLPMDSYLKDQGRFGITKQPKDNQMFKIPSLRNLSYSYPYMHDGRFTRLSQVINHYTNGIQQNSKVSKEIRNKIILSDNEKVDLIAFLLTLNDREFVKNQDFQFPKEILLPSEGK, from the coding sequence ATGAAAGATAAAGGTGAATCTCATCCGGTCATAAAAGGAATGCTGAAATACATTCCTGTTTTTTTATTTCTGGTTCCCTTATTGGCTTTTACCTTTAAAGATCTTTATCCTCTTTACATACCCGAATATTTCCCCAAACCCGTTTACGATTTTAAAAAAGAACCGTTAACCAGAGAAAAAGTGGAGTTGGGAAGAGTCTTATTTTATGATCCCATTTTATCAAAAGACGGAACAATTTCCTGTGCTTCCTGTCATACTTCATACAACGCCTTCGCGCATACAGATCATGCCTTAAGTCACGGAATCGGAGATTCTACAGGAAAAAGAAATGCTCCGGCGCTGTTTAATCTGGCGTGGCAGAAAGATTTGATGTGGGATGGAGCGGTTAATCACATCGAAGTTCAGGCTTTGGCTCCGATAAGTGACAAAAAAGAAATGGGAGAATCGATAGAAAATGTCGTTAAAAAACTTCAGGCTAAAAAATTGTACAGAACCCTCTTTTATAAAGCTTTTTCAGACAGCACCATTACAGGACAGCATCTTTTGAAGGCTATTGCCCAATTTCAGCTTACCTTAATTTCCGCAGGCTCGAAATACGATCAGGTAAAAAAAAGGAAAGATAGTTTCACAGAGCAGGAACAAAAAGGTTATGAGATTTTTAAACGGAACTGCAATTCCTGTCATCAGGAGCCACTTTTTTCATCCTACCAATTTGCTGGTAATGGATTGCCGATGGATTCATACCTGAAAGATCAGGGACGATTTGGGATCACAAAACAGCCCAAAGACAATCAGATGTTTAAAATTCCTTCACTAAGAAATCTGAGCTATTCCTATCCTTATATGCATGATGGAAGATTCACAAGATTGAGTCAGGTAATTAACCATTACACCAACGGAATACAGCAGAATTCAAAAGTTTCAAAAGAGATCAGAAACAAAATCATCCTTTCAGATAATGAAAAAGTTGACCTCATCGCATTTCTGCTTACACTTAACGATAGAGAATTTGTAAAGAATCAGGATTTTCAGTTTCCGAAAGAAATTTTACTGCCATCCGAAGGAAAGTAA
- a CDS encoding YHYH protein, translated as MRKKITYLFLSLLGALADAQGPAVTSWLQNTTATGTYYPNGNSTPQGNSILVNCQAVQYSASNVYISTKGIPAYPTGPFQDGNPNQAGNQNAIFKFPLAPIQNTGTPTATALGNIAVFINGVAGFDPKDGVSWKSSTNAWAGGPTGGTGDGVWQRDAIVYEKLGFDCSKGHPAGTNYHHHQNPSAFKYDLNVISTVCNPYDANGLYTINTSQHSPLIGFAYDGYPIYGAYAYKNADGTGGITRMKSGYQLRNITTRNTINGVSVTAGPPVNSTYPLGSCIQDYEWIAHTGQDDYLDEHNGRFCKTPEYPNGTYCYFATVDANHNSAYPYLIGPTYYGVYANRKVTSITETTTTYTSNLAVSEAEFKNISTVLYPNPVSDLLLVQVDHLLKYDLDIEMYDMSGKLLMKTQMIKGSTIAYFDTQTLYNGTYMVKISNGKNTISKKVIVKH; from the coding sequence ATGAGAAAAAAAATTACATACTTATTTTTATCTTTATTGGGAGCTTTGGCTGATGCTCAGGGTCCCGCAGTAACTTCGTGGCTGCAGAATACAACGGCAACGGGAACTTACTACCCGAACGGCAACTCTACTCCGCAAGGGAACAGCATTCTGGTAAATTGTCAGGCGGTACAATATTCAGCAAGCAATGTTTACATTTCTACGAAAGGAATTCCGGCTTATCCTACAGGTCCTTTTCAAGATGGAAATCCCAATCAGGCGGGAAATCAGAATGCCATATTTAAATTTCCGCTGGCTCCTATTCAGAATACAGGAACTCCAACGGCGACCGCACTTGGAAATATTGCTGTTTTTATCAATGGGGTCGCAGGTTTTGATCCTAAAGACGGTGTTTCATGGAAATCTTCCACGAATGCTTGGGCAGGTGGTCCTACAGGAGGAACGGGAGACGGAGTCTGGCAGCGCGATGCAATTGTTTATGAAAAGCTTGGCTTTGATTGTTCCAAAGGTCATCCTGCCGGTACAAATTATCATCATCATCAGAATCCTTCAGCTTTTAAATATGATCTGAATGTGATTTCTACGGTATGTAATCCTTATGATGCAAACGGATTGTATACCATTAACACTTCACAGCACTCTCCGCTTATAGGTTTCGCCTACGACGGATATCCGATCTACGGAGCTTATGCCTACAAAAATGCAGACGGAACAGGAGGAATTACCCGAATGAAATCCGGTTATCAGTTGAGAAATATTACAACAAGAAATACAATTAACGGAGTTTCTGTTACAGCAGGACCTCCCGTAAATTCAACATATCCTTTAGGGTCATGCATTCAGGATTATGAGTGGATTGCTCATACAGGACAGGACGATTATCTCGATGAACACAACGGAAGATTCTGTAAAACTCCAGAATATCCCAACGGAACATATTGCTATTTTGCAACGGTGGATGCCAATCATAATTCAGCTTATCCTTATTTGATAGGGCCAACTTATTATGGAGTTTATGCAAACCGAAAAGTAACTTCAATAACGGAAACAACAACAACTTATACTTCAAATCTTGCGGTATCTGAAGCTGAATTTAAAAATATCAGTACAGTTTTGTATCCCAATCCGGTTAGCGATTTACTGCTTGTTCAGGTGGATCATTTACTGAAATATGATTTAGATATAGAGATGTATGATATGTCTGGAAAGTTACTCATGAAAACCCAGATGATCAAAGGAAGTACAATTGCTTATTTCGATACGCAGACTTTATACAACGGAACTTATATGGTTAAAATTTCCAACGGTAAAAATACAATCTCAAAGAAAGTAATTGTAAAGCATTAA
- a CDS encoding cytochrome-c peroxidase, translated as MKKVKLLLIPAFFAALAVYSCSGGDVYEATPVTQDSYPGILAAFGSNINLSNLENYANQPKPAYITRDNTAGNPITDKGATLGRMLFYDKNLSKNNTISCASCHKQELAFGDNAVASTGVNGTTGRHAMRLVNARFGNEMKFFWDERAANLEAQTTFPIQDHNEMGFSGTNGDGTLQDLIAKLQNIKYYQEMFTFVYGDATVTQTRIQNALAQFIRSIQSFDSKYDAGRAASANDQQPFANFTAQENQGKNLFLAPPVFDATGNRTGGGLGCAACHAAPEFDIDPNSKNNGIIGKISGTGIDITNTKAPSLRNITNSSGIENGQFMHNGNFTTLQQVIGHYGNINIAPGNTNLDPRLAPNGNGQKLNLTSTEVNAVIAFLKTLSGTDVYTNKKWSNPFK; from the coding sequence ATGAAAAAAGTTAAATTACTGCTTATTCCCGCTTTCTTCGCAGCATTAGCTGTATACTCCTGTTCAGGCGGCGATGTTTATGAAGCCACTCCTGTTACACAAGACAGCTATCCCGGAATTTTGGCTGCTTTTGGTTCCAATATCAATTTGAGCAACCTCGAAAATTATGCAAATCAGCCCAAACCGGCTTATATTACAAGAGATAATACCGCCGGAAATCCTATTACAGATAAAGGGGCAACATTGGGAAGAATGTTATTTTACGACAAAAATCTTTCAAAAAACAATACCATTTCATGTGCAAGCTGTCACAAACAGGAACTTGCTTTTGGAGATAATGCTGTTGCAAGTACCGGAGTAAACGGAACTACAGGAAGGCATGCCATGAGACTGGTGAATGCAAGATTCGGAAATGAAATGAAGTTTTTCTGGGACGAAAGAGCCGCTAATCTGGAAGCACAGACCACATTCCCGATTCAGGATCATAATGAAATGGGCTTTAGCGGAACAAATGGCGACGGCACACTTCAGGATTTGATTGCTAAACTTCAGAACATTAAATACTATCAGGAAATGTTCACTTTTGTTTATGGAGACGCTACGGTTACACAAACAAGAATTCAGAATGCACTGGCGCAGTTTATCAGAAGTATTCAGTCTTTTGATTCTAAATATGATGCAGGACGAGCCGCAAGTGCAAATGATCAGCAGCCGTTTGCAAATTTTACAGCACAGGAAAATCAGGGGAAAAATCTATTTCTGGCTCCTCCTGTTTTTGATGCAACAGGAAACCGTACCGGTGGCGGATTAGGTTGTGCAGCCTGTCACGCCGCTCCTGAATTTGATATTGATCCGAATTCCAAAAACAACGGAATTATCGGTAAGATCAGCGGAACCGGAATCGACATTACAAATACCAAAGCTCCAAGTTTAAGAAACATTACCAACAGCAGCGGAATAGAAAACGGACAGTTTATGCACAACGGAAATTTCACAACGCTTCAGCAGGTGATTGGTCATTACGGAAATATCAATATTGCACCGGGAAATACCAATCTCGATCCTCGTTTAGCGCCTAACGGAAACGGACAAAAGCTAAACCTTACATCAACCGAAGTAAATGCAGTAATTGCATTTCTGAAAACACTTTCCGGAACCGATGTGTATACTAATAAAAAATGGAGTAATCCTTTTAAATAA
- a CDS encoding ComF family protein: MMLDILFPNRCIRCSRIIDADFPVCNLCFDQIHFTHNNYSEDNFVKEKCRLLFPIENAFALMQFEKENVSRKLIHELKYRSREKIGKTLAEWTTERLDFNDQKPDLLVTVPLHPKKLRERGYNQLHLFAETLSEFYAIPFDHEVMKRNHYSKAQALKDKVNRLKTENVFSMTKGISGKHILLIDDVFTTGNTLASIAWEILKSGDNKVSVLVMAIDE, translated from the coding sequence ATGATGCTCGATATTTTATTTCCGAATCGCTGTATTCGGTGCAGCCGGATTATTGATGCCGATTTTCCGGTCTGTAATCTTTGCTTTGACCAGATTCACTTTACCCACAACAATTACTCTGAAGATAATTTTGTTAAAGAAAAATGCAGACTGCTCTTTCCCATCGAAAATGCTTTTGCATTAATGCAGTTTGAAAAAGAGAATGTGAGCCGGAAATTAATTCACGAACTTAAGTATCGGAGTCGGGAGAAAATCGGAAAAACTTTAGCTGAATGGACAACCGAAAGACTTGATTTTAATGATCAGAAGCCTGATCTTTTGGTGACGGTTCCGCTTCATCCGAAAAAATTAAGAGAAAGAGGATATAATCAATTGCATTTGTTTGCAGAAACGCTTTCAGAATTTTATGCTATTCCGTTCGATCATGAAGTGATGAAAAGAAATCATTATTCCAAAGCTCAGGCTTTAAAGGATAAAGTGAACCGGCTGAAAACTGAAAATGTGTTTTCGATGACTAAAGGTATTTCAGGCAAACATATTTTATTAATTGATGATGTTTTTACAACAGGAAATACGCTGGCTTCGATTGCGTGGGAGATTCTGAAATCGGGAGATAATAAAGTGAGTGTTTTGGTTATGGCGATTGATGAATAA
- a CDS encoding helix-turn-helix domain-containing protein, with the protein MNSDSDFIKTVFGLKLKQQRQKKNWSLQDLAVKTGLSKSYLNEIENGKKYPKHDKIIQLSEALNCTFDDLVSTKLDKSLTPFNEILQSDFFKEIPLELFGINKNNLISIISDAPKKVTAFINALIEISQNYNLGKERFYFAVLRSFQELYDNYFPEIEEKVQLFAEENGLQIDKNLQSDVLETILNEKFNYQIQSEDFEKYGTLDNLRSLFVPEKKLLLLNRKLEKDQKTFILAKEIGFCVLELKNRPNTYSWLDFGSFEEILNNFYASYFAGALLISKQKTIEKTSDFFLQNEWNPQNFENLIENFTNSPETFYYRLTNILSSELGIKDLFYLCLVKKKNSDKIQILKELHLNHQQAPHANATNEHYCRRWIAVKNLHHLKENETLTDAQISHYKDQGISYLVISTSQKNPFSDGSNRSYCLGILLNSQTIKKINFIKSPTLKTINVGVTCESCSIADCEVRQSPPIRLEKEYFNSGMKNAIEKIRKDIL; encoded by the coding sequence ATGAATTCGGACAGCGACTTTATTAAAACGGTTTTCGGGCTGAAACTGAAACAGCAGAGACAGAAGAAAAACTGGTCTTTGCAGGATCTTGCGGTAAAAACAGGTTTATCCAAATCTTACCTTAACGAAATTGAAAACGGAAAAAAATATCCGAAACACGATAAGATCATTCAGCTTTCGGAAGCGCTGAACTGTACTTTTGACGATCTGGTTTCCACGAAGCTGGACAAAAGTCTTACGCCTTTTAATGAAATTCTTCAGTCTGATTTTTTTAAAGAGATTCCTCTGGAGCTTTTTGGGATCAATAAAAATAACCTGATCAGCATCATAAGTGATGCACCCAAAAAAGTAACCGCTTTTATCAATGCTCTGATTGAAATTTCACAAAACTATAATTTAGGAAAGGAAAGATTTTACTTTGCCGTTTTACGTTCATTTCAGGAGCTTTATGATAATTATTTTCCTGAGATTGAAGAAAAAGTCCAGCTCTTTGCTGAGGAAAACGGACTGCAGATCGACAAAAATTTACAGTCTGATGTTCTGGAGACTATTCTGAATGAAAAATTTAATTACCAGATTCAGTCGGAAGATTTTGAGAAGTACGGGACTTTGGATAATTTACGCTCATTGTTTGTCCCTGAAAAAAAGCTGTTGCTTTTAAACCGGAAATTAGAAAAAGACCAGAAAACCTTTATTCTTGCCAAAGAAATAGGATTCTGTGTTCTGGAATTAAAAAACCGTCCGAATACGTATTCGTGGCTGGATTTCGGAAGTTTTGAAGAAATTTTAAATAATTTTTATGCTTCGTATTTTGCGGGAGCTTTGTTGATTTCAAAACAGAAAACGATTGAAAAAACTTCAGATTTTTTCCTGCAAAACGAATGGAATCCTCAGAATTTTGAAAATTTAATTGAAAACTTCACCAATTCTCCCGAAACATTTTATTATCGACTGACCAATATTCTTTCTTCTGAACTGGGAATAAAAGATTTGTTTTACTTATGCCTTGTTAAAAAGAAAAATTCAGATAAAATACAGATCTTAAAAGAGCTACACCTCAATCATCAGCAGGCTCCTCATGCGAATGCAACGAACGAGCATTATTGCAGAAGATGGATTGCCGTGAAAAATCTTCATCATTTAAAAGAAAACGAAACCTTAACGGACGCCCAGATTTCGCATTACAAAGATCAGGGAATCAGCTATCTTGTGATTTCCACTTCACAGAAAAATCCTTTCTCTGATGGCAGCAACAGAAGTTACTGTTTGGGAATTTTACTGAACTCACAGACCATCAAAAAAATCAATTTTATTAAATCTCCGACTTTAAAAACCATCAATGTAGGAGTAACCTGCGAATCGTGCAGCATTGCCGACTGTGAAGTAAGGCAGTCGCCGCCTATCCGTCTGGAAAAGGAGTATTTTAATTCCGGTATGAAAAACGCAATTGAAAAAATCCGGAAAGATATTTTGTAA